A window of Ipomoea triloba cultivar NCNSP0323 chromosome 2, ASM357664v1 contains these coding sequences:
- the LOC116010675 gene encoding probable U3 small nucleolar RNA-associated protein 7 → MGVKAEKIKPGRNFASFVAEDSSEVMDENVKKYLRGEPINLEVLQDKKLKGQLAVREELYGRSAKAAAKAEKWLMPSEAGYLEPEGIEKTWRIKQEAIAREVDILSSRNQYDIVLPDLGPYTLDFTSSGRYMALAGRKGHLAIVDMKNLNLIKELQVRETVRDVVFLHNELFFAAAQKKYSYIYNRDGTELHCLKEHGAALKLQFLKNHFLLASINKYGQLHYQDVTTGEMVGNYRTGLGRSDVMQVNPFNSVISVGHSGGTVSMWKPTSAAPLVKMLCHNGPITALAFHSNGHLMATAGMERKIKLWDLRKYEVLQTLPGHAKTLDFSQKGLLASAIGSSVEVLGDLSGSQNYSRYMGHSMAKGYQIQKVLFRPYEDVLAIGHSMGWSSILIPGSGEPNFDTWVANPFETSKQRREKEVKSLIDKLPPETIMLDPSKIGTVRSTRKKEKPTKEDRESGMEAAIKEAKSVTVKNKTKGRSKPSKKARKKQEAVEKAKRPFFEQQMSGAESSKKRMRASNDDHLPKSLQRFVKKRSTA, encoded by the exons ATGGGGGTGAAGGCGGAGAAGATAAAGCCGGGAAGAAATTTTGCTTCTTTTGTGGCTGAG GATAGTTCTGAAGTGATGGATGAGAATGTAAAGAAGTACCTCAGAGGAGAACCAATAAATTTGGAG GTCTTGCAAGATAAGAAGTTGAAGGGCCAGCTTGCTGTCAGAGAAGAATTGTATGGAAGATCCGCAAAAGCTGCTGCAAAAGCTGAAAAG TGGCTAATGCCAAGTGAAGCGGGTTACCTGGAACCTGAGGGGATAGAGAAGACATGGAGGATCAAGCAGGAGGCAATTGCTCGTGAAGTAGACATTTTGAGCTCAAGAAATCAATATGATATTGTCTTACCAG ATCTTGGACCTTATACTCTGGATTTCACGTCTAGTGGTCGTTACATGGCTTTAGCTGGCCGGAAGGGACACCTTGCTATTGTAGACATGAAAAATCTGAACCTTATTAAAGAACTACAG GTTAGAGAAACAGTACGTGATGTAGTATTCTTGCACAATGAACTGTTTTTTGCTGCTGCTCAAAAGAA GTATTCATACATATACAATCGGGATGGTACTGAGCTCCATTGCCTTAAG GAACATGGTGCCGCACTAAAACTTCAATTTCTAAAAAACCATTTCCTTTTGGCATCTATAAACAAATATGGTCAGCTCCATTATCAAGATGTCACTACAGGGGAGATGGTTGGTAACTACCGAACTGGCCTAGGTCGAAGTGATGTTATGCAGGTGAATCCCTTCAATAGTGTGATTTCTGTAGGCCATTCCGGTGGCACTGTGAGCATGTGGAAGCCCACGAGTGCTGCTCCCCTCGTGAAAATGCTCTGCCATAATGGCCCTATCACGGCTCTAGCATTCCATTCTAATGGCCATCTCATGGCTACCGCTGGAATGGAAAGGAAGATAAAGCTCTGGGACTTGAGGAAGTATGAGGTTCTCCAAACGTTACCGGGCCACGCCAAGACCTTGGATTTCAGTCAAAAAGGTTTGCTCGCAAGTGCAATAGGGTCTTCTGTCGAGGTTTTAGGAGATCTTTCTGGATCTCAGAACTATAGCCGCTATATGGGGCACTCTATGGCTAAAGGTTACCAAATACAGAAGGTGTTGTTTCGACCATATGAAGATGTTCTGGCCATTGGGCACTCCATGGGTTGGTCTTCCATCTTGATTCCTGGATCTGGAGAGCCCAACTTCGACACCTGGGTGGCGAATCCTTTTGAAACTTCTAAACAGAGGAGGGAGAAGGAAGTTAAGTCTCTCATTGACAAGCTTCCTCCAGAGACAATCATGTTGGACCCCTCAAAGATTGGGACTGTGAGGTCTACTAGGAAGAAGGAAAAGCCGACGAAAGAGGACAGGGAGTCGGGGATGGAAGCTGCTATTAAAGAAGCCAAGAGCGTTACcgtgaaaaacaaaacaaaaggtaGAAGCAAACCCAGTAAAAAGGCAAGGAAGAAACAGGAAGCAGTTGAGAAGGCCAAGAGACCGTTCTTCGAACAACAAATGAGCGGGGCTGAATCGTCCAAGAAGAGAATGAGAGCTAGCAATGATGATCACCTACCGAAATCCCTGCAGCGATTTGTCAAAAAGAGATCAACAGCATGA
- the LOC116008602 gene encoding uncharacterized GPI-anchored protein At4g28100-like, protein MRVKFSGKSMKMEVYVVVFMALMLCFCGGSFAGLLSQRAQPLDPDDNSNPNTVPAFPVQSETQTCRLDLSDELFGGVSAACGGDLDRSRCCPVLAAWLFAAHARAALQISAAAPPSGSDLPMVPDDNQKCVNSLQTSLQSRNIHLPQPNASCDAVLCFCGIRLHQITSLTCSAAFNLTAPRNATPTAALANLERNCRNASYSGCTKCLGALQKLNGGGAKNGTHKVRNGQGAAYDSDRVTKMLNRDCQLMGLTWLLARNKTAYIPTVSAVLRAIMYSAHPPHDSKCSPDQENMPLAVNSLQFEKSDSSSSSSASSLPIFFRTLPLLILGVNILLINY, encoded by the exons ATGAGAGTCAAGTTTTCTGGAAAATCAATGAAGATGGAGGTTTATGTCGTGGTGTTTATGGCTTTAATGCTGTGTTTCTGCGGCGGCTCCTTTGCTGGTTTGCTTTCTCAGCGGGCGCAGCCTTTGGATCCCGATGATAATTCCAATCCGAATACTGTTCCGGCGTTTCCGGTTCAGTCGGAAACGCAGACGTGTCGGCTGGACTTGTCGGACGAGCTTTTCGGCGGCGTGAGCGCCGCCTGCGGGGGGGACTTAGACCGGAGCCGGTGCTGTCCGGTGTTGGCGGCGTGGCTGTTCGCGGCTCACGCGCGGGCGGCGCTTCAGATCTCCGCCGCGGCTCCTCCGTCTGGCTCGGACCTCCCGATGGTCCCGGACGACAATCAGAAGTGCGTCAACTCGCTCCAGACCTCGCTGCAGAGCCGCAACATTCACCTCCCCCAGCCCAACGCCTCGTGCGACGCCGTTTTGTGCTTCTGCGGCATCCGCCTCCACCAGATCACTTCCCTCACCTGCTCCGCCGCGTTCAACCTCACCGCTCCCCGCAACGCCACCCCGACCGCCGCGCTCGCGAATCTCGAGCGGAATTGCCGCAACGCTTCGTATTCCGGTTGCACAAAGTGCCTCGGAGCTCTCCAAAAG CTTAACGGCGGCGGCGCTAAAAACGGAACGCACAAAGTTCGGAACGGCCAAGGCGCAGCCTACGACAGCGATCGCGTCACCAAGATGTTAAATCGAGATTGCCAGTTAATGGGGCTGACGTGGCTGCTAGCGCGGAACAAGACGGCGTACATTCCGACGGTTTCGGCCGTTCTGCGGGCCATAATGTACAGTGCGCACCCGCCGCACGACTCCAAATGCAGCCCCGACCAGGAGAACATGCCGTTGGCCGTCAATTCTTTACAGTTCGAGAAATCCGATTCATCTTCATCGTCCTCAGCTTCTTCTCTACCTATTTTCTTCCGAACTCTGCCTCTACTCATTCTCGGTGTTAATATTTTGTtgattaattattaa
- the LOC116010570 gene encoding transcription factor MYB41-like: MGRSPCCVDKSGLKKGPWTPEEDQKLIHYIQAHGPGNWRTLPKNAGLQRCGKSCRLRWTNYLRPDIKRGRFSFEEEETIIQLHSVLGNKWSAIAARLPGRTDNEIKNYWNTHIRKRLLRMGIDPVTHTPRLDLLDLSSILGTSTHLNFPSLLGLQAILNPELLRLATNLFASQNDNNINPDLLSNPHLQNQNPQMLLRKLQESQLLINAPNFQSNNSDHQFQHPLPPCTTSNNNVSPACSDLPMQPYSTMNSSNLQNNGQVFQESLLQSLENYSGCFGSNQSLSNSSNQSGLENFSFDSSVLSTPLNSSSTLVNSGGANTEDEKESFCSNLMRFDIPDSLDFEDLL, from the exons ATGGGGAGATCACCATGCTGTGTTGACAAGAGTGGACTGAAGAAAGGTCCATGGACTCCAGAAGAAGATCAAAAACTCATTCACTATATTCAAGCTCATGGCCCTGGCAACTGGCGAACCCTACCCAAGAATGCTG GGCTTCAGAGATGTGGGAAGAGCTGTCGTCTTAGGTGGACCAATTATCTGAGACCTGATATTAAGAGAGGAAGGTTTtcttttgaagaagaagaaactatCATCCAGCTTCACAGTGTTCTTGGAAACAA GTGGTCGGCCATAGCGGCTCGCTTGCCCGGAAGAACTGATAACGAAATCAAGAACTACTGGAACACTCACATAAGGAAAAGGCTTCTCCGGATGGGCATTGATCCCGTCACTCATACCCCCCGCCTTGATCTGTTAGACCTTTCTTCAATTCTGGGTACTTCTACTCACCTAAACTTTCCCAGCTTGCTTGGCTTACAAGCAATCCTAAATCCCGAGCTTCTACGGCTTGCAACTAATCTCTTCGCATCACAAAACGATAACAATATTAACCCAGACCTTTTGTCCAATCCCCATCTCCAAAATCAAAATCCTCAGATGTTGTTAAGAAAACTTCAAGAAAGTCAACTGTTGATTAATGCCCCAAACTTCCAGTCTAACAACAGTGATCATCAGTTCCAACATCCACTCCCACCTTGTACGACATCAAATAATAATGTTTCCCCCGCATGTTCTGATCTTCCCATGCAGCCGTACAGTACGATGAACTCGTCGAATCTGCAGAACAACGGACAAGTGTTTCAAGAAAGCCTTCTTCAAAGCTTAGAAAACTATAGCGGCTGTTTTGGATCTAACCAATCACTGAGCAACAGCAGCAACCAAAGCGGACTCGAGAATTTCAGCTTCGATTCATCGGTGCTGTCCACGCCTCTGAATTCCTCGTCCACGTTGGTGAACAGCGGCGGCGCTAACACTGAAGATGAAAAAGAGAGCTTTTGCAGTAATCTAATGAGATTCGACATTCCAGACAGCCTTGACTTTGAAGATCTTCTGTAG
- the LOC116009691 gene encoding uncharacterized protein LOC116009691 — translation MSLNRVWVAASVAFVNNHSDQGQKLKSGLRSLNQTKKCFSSSSSSSSSASDLRPLSGSDLGGFVGNGSGEDRIKQADDSLRQVMYFNCWGQG, via the coding sequence ATGAGTTTGAACCGAGTTTGGGTGGCGGCGAGCGTCGCCTTCGTTAATAACCACTCCGATCAAGGTCAGAAACTGAAATCTGGCCTCAGATCCCTTAACCAGACCAAAAAAtgcttctcttcttcttcttcttcttcatcttccgCATCCGATCTCCGGCCACTTTCCGGCTCCGATCTTGGAGGATTCGTCGGAAACGGGAGCGGAGAGGATCGGATTAAGCAGGCCGATGACTCGCTCAGGCAAGTCATGTACTTCAACTGTTGGGGACAGGGTTAA
- the LOC116006356 gene encoding vesicle-associated protein 4-2-like: MAVASEKLVPEGKVWSLCKLPFWHSTNSAPSSSSSSSSSSFRKPHDNVLAGDHHPSILHSTATSKATSMSIKSFLPTRRRLSLDPSNKLYFPYEPGKQVRSAIRIKNVTKAHVAFKFQTTAPKSCYMRPPGGILAPNESIIATVFKFVEPPENNEKPVGMKSRVKFKIMSLKVKGDMDYVAELFDEQKDEVAVEQILRVIFLDAEHPCPALEKLNRQLAEAEAELEARKKPPEDNGPKIVGEGLVIDEWKERRERYLARQQVDGMNSV; encoded by the exons atggcTGTTGCAAGCGAGAAATTGGTGCCGGAGGGAAAAGTTTGGAGTCTATGCAAACTGCCCTTTTGGCATTCAACCAATTCTgcaccttcttcttcttcttcttcttcttcttcttctttcaggAAGCCGCACGACAATGTCTTGGCAGGTGATCATCACCCCAGTATTCTTCACAGCACCGCCACTTCTAAAGCCACTTCTATGAGCATCAAGTCTTTTCTTCCCACTCGTCGCAGGCTCAGTCTTGATCCCTCTAACAAGCTCTATTTTCCCT ATGAACCTGGGAAACAAGTCAGGAGTGCTATCAGAATCAAGAATGTCACCAAGGCTCATGTTGCCTTTAAG TTCCAAACGACTGCACCAAAAAGTTGTTACATGCGTCCACCAGGGGGTATACTAGCTCCCAATGAAAGTATTATTGCTACAG TTTTCAAATTTGTCGAGCCTCCTGAGAATAATGAGAAGCCAGTTGGTATGAAGAGCAGGGTGAAGTTCAAGATCATGAGCCTAAAAGTAAAAGGGGATATGGACTACGTTGCAGAGCTG TTTGATGAACAAAAGGATGAAGTAGCAGTTGAACAGATACTAAGAGTAATCTTCCTTGACGCGGAGCATCCTTGCCCT GCATTGGAGAAACTTAACCGTCAACTGGCTGAGGCAGAGGCGGAGCTTGAAGCACGCAAAAAGCCACCAGAAGACAATGGGCCCAAAATTGTTGGAGAAGGTCTTGTTATAGATGAATGG AAAGAAAGGAGGGAAAGATATCTAGCTCGACAACAGGTTGATGGGATGAATTCGGTTTAA